One genomic segment of Plectropomus leopardus isolate mb unplaced genomic scaffold, YSFRI_Pleo_2.0 unplaced_scaffold28066, whole genome shotgun sequence includes these proteins:
- the LOC121937977 gene encoding bryoporin-like codes for MHDTAEAHSHTLTTNRNCTIQITNVSKIYCLNNPKVFMESGFTSSPPQPTLRSGETEVCSFTKDDHTASGAVGVLTYELFHMGSRLCDEQIAVMFSVPFDYNIYKNWLALGLFPKDKPCDKELYDTMYTSKDFSSFSRHEADGSGVMYKGTKMIVRGCMSNEGKAIIKLELYDRDDL; via the exons ATGCACGACACTGCAGAGGCCCACTCCCACACCCTCACCACCAACCGCAACTGCACCATACAGATCACCAACGTCAGCAAAATCTACTGCCTCAACAACCCAAa GGTGTTTATGGAGAGTGGCTTCACCTCCAGCCCTCCTCAGCCGACCCTGCGTTCAGGTGAGACCGAGGTGTGCTCCTTCACTAAGGATGACCACACGGCCTCAGGTGCAGTAGGTGTCCTGACCTATGAGCTCTTCCACATGGGAAGCCGGCTCTGCGATGAACAGATCGCCGTCATGTTCTCTGTGCCGTTTGACTACAACATCTATAAGAACTGGCTGGCGTTGGGCCTCTTCCCGAAGGATAAACCCTGTGATAAGGAGCTGTACGACACTATGTACACTTCAAAGGATTTCAGCAGCTTTTCACGCCACGAGGCCGACGGCTCGGGGGTGATGTACAAGGGGACGAAGATGATTGTGAGGGGCTGCATGTCCAATGAGGGCAAGGCAATCATTAAACTGGAGCTGTATGACAGGGATGacctgtga